The Belonocnema kinseyi isolate 2016_QV_RU_SX_M_011 chromosome 1, B_treatae_v1, whole genome shotgun sequence genomic interval CAATGTAGCCGGTACATCTCTATGAAATTTCTGCACTTAAAGTCTCAATTATGACGATAAACGTGTTTAACTTCGATTTTCGTCCCTATGCTCCTCACAAAATTTATCTCGATTTCCTGAGCTTCGTAAAAATCGAAGCGTTGACGCAGACCCtcaatatacttttgaaaatctttctatGCATCGAAGACGTCACAAACCTTCGATTTAACGCTTTGCAAAGGTTTATTGATTTTGTCAAAGCGCTATAGGACCTAATTCCAGAAACATTTCATGATGTTGGTTTCAAGTTCGAAAAATTGCTGATACAGTCCATCACCCTCAACTCTCACGCTGAGTTTCTGATTCGAATCTTCGGCAATATCTAGAATGGCTTCCGCAAAGCAGTGAAAAGAACAAAAGAGCGCCCGACAGGTATCCGCTCTAGCTGACCATCGAGTATCTGATAATTCCTTAGGAAGCGGGTTCTTGCCTACcgcttttactttttctttaaccCTTGCCCACCTCCAAGTTGAAgcaatcaaaaatttatattctttttgaacaaacatacaaaatttattgGCACCAAAAAAACAATATACGGCTAATAGATTATGCTGCTGTATATTCACTTGCAAGCCAATATACTGTCCTGACATGTTTCTTGCGTTTTCGTACGATTGACTTGGACAGTCACTAATATCGATGCCTAAATCTTCTAAGgttgttacagtctgtcaagttaaagcgtgggtggctttactcgcagtcggtaaggtgtatcgacatgattttggtgtcaaaatattaagaagagctccctcNNNNNNNNNNNNNNNNNNNNNNNNNNNNNNNNNNNNNNNNNNNNNNNNNNNNNNNNNNNNNNNNNNNNNNNNNNNNNNNNNNNNNNNNNNNNNNNNNNNNgagggagctcttcttaatattttgacaccaaaatcatgtcgatacaccttaccgactgcgagtaaagccacccacgctttaacttgacagactgtaatacaACGCTTTCCATTTCATCCGCACAATGACTTGCAGGAGGAATAAACTCCATATTATTTCAGAGACCATTTTTTGAGAGCATAAGAATAAATCGATTAGATAAGTTCATTACAGATTCTTTTCAAAAGATGAGATACACTACCGCTGCTTTTTGTACAATAATTCTCAAGGTGCTTTTTGAAGAAAGGATCATATTCGGCAATAAGCTCTCACAAACCTAAATAATTCCAGTTGTGATCTGACTTGATCAATACATTGCTTCCTCTGTATGACAGACCGGGAGTTCCCAGAAATCTGATAACGCTCAGTATCCGCCTTAGAACTTTAAGCCAGTACTCAAATTCTTTGGCGCATTTTAGCTTTAAGTCATGATGTATACCACCTAAAAAATTACATCTCTGAACATATGTTTGATTATTTTCGTGACGCTCATAACTGTCTCGTGTTTATCTAACAACTtagttttatttttccaattattaaagCCGACCGAATTGGCGAATACTAAATCAGAACGACCAAACAGTTTGCACGGTAAACTAAAAGCACGTCCGCAAGATTCGGAGTATAAAAGCCATTTTCACATCTTGCTTAGACGGATCGTGCAGCATCAAATCGATGAAGTCATAGGTCAAAGGTGACGGTCATTTCGCTGGatgctaaaaatgtatttcaaacagaGGCTCTTCAGTGTCCATTCTTCGAGAATTAAACACATCTAATTTAGctacaaaactttaataaattattgaaaataatcgcataaaaattaaaaatcaaaaacgatTTTGACTGTTTTAAATTTCGacactattcctttttttttaaacatgcagAAACCATTTCCGAATTTGCCGTTGGAGTCGCTGTACACAAGTGAAAAATCTCCTTTCCACGTATTTTGGCGTTAGTTCGTACGGCACTTAATTTCCTCATTTTTGGATCATTCCCAGTGCATGTATGAGTATATAAATGGTTGAATAGACAACTTTCAATGATGCCGCAAGCTCGTCTTGCGTTTGACGCAAATCTTCACCGAGTAACGTCTCCAATTCCTCATCCTTGATCCGTTTCTTCACGAAAATGCTGCAGTGTTGGTACGTAAGCCGACATATTGAATGCTAGAAAACGATTCTGTTTACATTCCGGTAAAACGACCCCTGTTGAAAACTAATGCCACATGATGAGGCTTCGATATGCTCATAGTAACGATATGCTTTGATGCGATATGATGAAAGTAACGTTGTTGCGCTGCGGATCACGACACAGGAAAAGCTCAAACGTTAGCTTACGTTAGTGATCACTTCTTGGAACGTTTAGGAACAAGGATCTCTCAATAAATCGTTGAATcgattaatgttaaattcacGTTTATTTAAAAGgcaaatacttaaaattgaagGAATACAGTTATAGTTGGCGagagattatttagttattagcCGATCTGAGAAAAGGGGTTGTTCGTTAGTGTAACTCTCGTTGTCGACTGACTGATTTCAAGGTGCAGAAATCGGGTTCAAGGTGGGATTGCAGAAGACAAATTTAAGTGGGGGTGCTGGTAACGTAGTTCATAACGTAGATACACAAATAGAACACGTCCTTAAGTTCTAAGTATGAAACCGGCAAAAGGGTTGAGGATTAGCAAGCGTCTAGTCGGAGAGGTAAAGAAAATCGCAGAGGCGGCGAGCTGGACAAAACCCTCAATAAAATTAAACATCTGTTTCTCGAAATCATAAACGACGATTTCAAATAGTAAATTCATGAAGTGGCTAacaacatgaaaaaatataatcctcaaaaatacaactttcaagcaaataatgAACTCGATATCTATGCATTTTCGTTAAGACTCAATATGCCGGCCCCTTTGAACGGTCACGTTCGAAATAATCAAATCTTATTGTTATTCGATAAAAACAGCGAAGACATAAAATGATTCGATTACAAAAACGATGATATGATTTCAGTTGAAGGTacaatttacatatttattatatattatgttcTAGAAATGCAGTGAAGTATCAGAAATAAATGGTTGAAGAAATAGGGAATGTTTACATGAGAAAATGGTCATTATGGTGAACATTGCCCTTTTAAAGGCTAGGCTGCATTCGTTGATTCGATTGGCAGTGGAGATATTTTTTCACGCTGCGTTTGTATTCGCCTCGAGCGGTTTTCACCGTAACCACTTGGACAACATCATCATTACCAGGGTGAAGTGCAATGATACGACCAATAATTCATTGCATTGGAGGCACATTGTCTTCACGCAGGGTAACGAGATCGCCAATCTTTAAGTTGGTAGTTTCGCCGTTGTGCTATTTCTTCTTGACGTTTAATACGTACAGGTACTCCTTGTACCAACGCCTCTAAAAATGTTGACGCATCTGTTGGAAATGTTGCCAAGACGATAAACGTCCTGAAGAAATTTCCTCCAGGTTTTGTTCTGGCATGCTTGTAAATGAGTCACTAATGAGGAAGTGGCCAGGTGTGATAGCAGCCAAATCATTGGGATCGGAAAGGATGGGAGTTATTGGACGCGACTTTAGAATTGCTTCTACTTCAATTGCAAAAGTTAATAATTCAtcgtattgaaataatttttcaccaatcacGCGAAGCATGAGGTGCTTCGAAGATTTTACGGCCGCCTCCCAGAGCCCACCAAAGTGGGGGGATCTCGGAGGGATAAAATGCCACATGATATTTTTCTCGGTAAGAGCTCTTTTGACGGATTCATTATGAGTTTGTGATTGCAATAAATTTTGTATGTCTTCGATTTCATTTTTAGCACCAAGAAATTTGTGCCCTCATCCGAATATAGATCGGAGCTCTTACCCCTTCTGTTGAAAAATCGAGAGAAAGCCGCTAAAAAGGCTTTGGTTGTCATGTCAGATACAAGCTCGACGTGAATTGCTTTGGTTACGATACATACAAAATAGCCGCATAAATTTTTACCTTTGTTCTGTTTCGATGTCGTTTCTCCTCTATAAAAAAGGGACCACGATAGTCGATTCCCGAAGCTAGGAAAGCGATATTAAGAGAGATGCGACTTTTCGGGAGATTCCCCGTCGGGTACTGCGGTGTTGCAGGTTTAGCAAGTGCACATGTAACGTATTTGTAAATCACATTTTTTACTATGCTTCTTCCGTTTGCAATCCAGAAATCTCTGTGGAGAGCATTAAGCGTAGCTTGTGTGCCCCCGTGCATCATTTTGATGTGCTCTTcgcgaattataattttaatcaaatgatgATATTGTGGTAGCAAAGCGGCGTGTTTTTGTGAGTAAGGAAGGTCAGCTTTATTTAATCTACTGCCTACACGCAACACGCCTTCGGAATCAATAAATGGAGCGAATGGTGCTAATTTGCCTTCTAAGGCTCGCTTTGattttagagtttttaatttcTGAGAAAACGATTCGAGCTGAATAATTTGGATAAGTTTCGTTTTCGCTTTTCTCAATTCCTGAATTGAGAATTAACCCAGTAATTTTTCATCAGATTTCGCGTTGTGAGTGACTCGTAAGTAAAATGCTGTCAATCGCTTTAATTCATGCAAAGAAGAGAAttcctcaaaaattttcaatttttcaattttcgtaacGTGAGATACAATTGTACACTTTTCTTGTATTTcttctatttcaaatttagatCGAGGCCATAGGTTCTCTTTTTTACTTAGCCACGAAGGAACACTCTGCCATAGATCTGCATTAACAAATTCGTTAGGCAGAAGCCCACGAGACACGAGGTCAGCAGGATAGCTTTCTGAGCGTGCATGTCGCCACTCATATGAACTTGACATTTTTTCGATTCCTGCAACGCGGTTATCAACAAACGTTTTTAATAAATGAGACGAAGTATTGATCCAATGTAAGACTATTGTCGAATCAgactaaaaaatcgttttttcaaatGATAGGTGACGCAACGCTTAATAATTGACTTCGAATAAATTTACCAGTAATAAAGCTGCACAAAGCTCTAATCTTGGCAAAATTGTCGCTTTCAAAGGAGCAACTCTCGATTTTGAGCAGACTAATAGC includes:
- the LOC117180258 gene encoding uncharacterized protein LOC117180258, with translation MWHFIPPRSPHFGGLWEAAVKSSKHLMLRVIGEKLFQYDELLTFAIEVEAILKSRPITPILSDPNDLAAITPGHFLISDSFTSMPEQNLEEISSGRLSSWQHFQQMRQHF